The sequence TTCATATCGGCGATCAGGGTCATTTCCTCTACCAGTTGTTCCAGAAATTCATTGATGCAAACCGTTTCTCGACGAATCGTCAAGTCAGGATTGGTTAATTTGGTATATTCAAGCATATGATCCAGGAGCCCTTCCAGCTTTTCCGATTTGTCAAAAGCCACCCGGACATATTGCTCATGTTGTTCTGCACTCGTGTATTTCTTGTCCTTCACCAATCGGAGATATCCGATGATAGAAGTAAGAGGGGTCTTCAAGTCGTGAGAAAGGCTGGTGATCCATTCATACTTGGCGTTCTCCGCTTTTTTCTCCGCTTCAATCTTCCGTTGGAGTTCTTCAGCCATATAATTGATATTGGCGGCAAGAGACCCCAGTTCGTCCCGGCTTTTCTCCGGCACACGAAAACCCAGTTTTCCTTTTGAAATTTCCAATAGACCGCCTGCCAGTTGTTCAAAATAACGCATTTTGCCATTGGTTAATAGGAAAAACAATCCGATGAAGGTACCGAGGCTCAGTGCCAATTGAAGCAACATCTGTTGGAAATCTCTCATCGGAGGGGGCGTACCCACGGTCGTTCCCTTGACGACTACGTATCCCTGTTCCGTTTTGGAGTAAAACGGATAGGCGACATGATAATAAGCTTCTTTTGCGTTCAACCAGTCGAGATGCCACCGGGTGGTCAGTTGATCGGATAGGATTCGGCTAATGTCCAAGAATGAATCGGATGCGCCCGTCGTCCGATACAGCACCTCTCCCGTCATGCTGACGAGGAGAATGTCCCGCTGTTCATTTGAATTTGCTTCCATCAGCTTTTTCACCGCAGCCTGATCCTTCCACAAATCATAATCCTCCAATTCGTGGGCAAGATCTTCGGCCATCGCTTCCATGTAAAACACATGATCGGGCTCCCCCCATATCCAATCCGAGAAGGAATATGAGACGGCGAACACCAAAAAGGCCGCTATAAAACAGATTGCAATGGCAAAAATGAGCTGCGCCCGGATGCTCTGATTGAGATTCCACTGTTTCATCGTTTGCAAAAAAGCCTCTCTATTTTTCAATTTTATAACCGACCCCCCAGACGGTCTTGATAAACGTCGGCTTGCGGGGGTTATGTTCAATTTTTTCGCGAATCTTGCGAATGTGCACCATCACGGTGTTTTCCGTGGGAACAAACCGCTCTTTCCATACCCGTTCGTATATTTTTTGCCTGCTGAACACGATCCCCCTGTTCCGCGCAAGCAGCTCCAAGATGGCGAACTCTTTGGGTGTGAGATTGACCTGCTTCTCTTCAACCCATACCTCATGGGAATCTACGTTGAGGCGGAGACCCTCGATTTCAATCACGGACTCTTCCTTTGGAACGGGGGTATTCAGCTTCGTATATCTTCGCAGCAGGGACTTGACCCGAGCCATCAACTCCAACGGATTAAAGGGTTTCGTCACATAATCGTCCGCTCCCACACCCAAACCGACGATTTTGTCGACGTCCTGACTCTTGGCCGACAGCATCAGGATCGGGATATTGTCGGTCTCCCGAATTTTCATACACGCCTGGATCCCGTCCATATGAGGCATCATCACATCCAAAATAAGCAAATCGACGGAATGATGTTCCAATAGGTGAAGTCCCTCCAGGCCGTCCGCCGCTTTTAAAACGCGATAACCGTCGTTAACCAGGTAAATCTCGATCAGATCCCGAATCTCCTTCTCATCGTCGATCAGCAATATGGTCGTTGCTTTCATCTGCGCTCACCCTGTCGAAAGTGATCCTGAATCATCCCGCATCATATCGCTCTTTTTGCCGGTTGTCCATAGACACCACAGGCAGAACCATTATCAAGAAACAGGAGGAGGGATACCCCTCCTCCATTTCAGTTTCCGGTGGTGGTTTTCGGTTGCGATCGGGCAGTCAGCGGCAAAGCGGCCAAACGCCTCCAGATGATCTCAAAGGGACCCGTGGGAAAGCGTTTCAGCCAGAAGTGGGCAAACACTATCAACAGGAGAGAGATTCCAAACCAGGCAGCGATGGTGGAGAGGGCACCTCCAACCTTCGCGCTCAGACCCAGTCCCCATTCGTAAAAGAGAATGGACGCCACGATATTTTGTAGCATATAGCAGCTTAAAGCCGTCCTCCCCACTTCTTGCAACCGGGCAGCCAGTCCGAACAGCCACCCCTTTTCCCATATCCAGGCGATCAGTCCTATGTATCCGAAAGAAAGAACCGGAGCGAACACATAACGAGATAACAGATCCGACCCGATTACCATGTCCGGCGGAAGAAGCGTGACCAGATTCAGCGGCAATCCCACCCCGATACCCCAAACCATCAGTTTCCGGCGAAGGCGCCGACCGTTTTCGTCTGAGGCGAAAGCGCCGGACCGCATGAGGAGGACTCCGCACAAAAACAGAAACACCCCCATGGGAATAATTCCGAAAGCTTCAGACCGCAGCGACCAAAAGTGTTCATACCGAGACAGGACATCCCCCCACCAAGAGGCCTCTACATTCCATTCCGCGGGTGCCCATTCTTTTTTGATTGGAGCCGAATCGATCCCCCGGTCCGGACCCATCATGGAAAAAGCCGTAACCGCGATCAAGTGGATCGACCCGGAGATCCATAAGGATATTCGGATGACCCGGTCACTGCGATTCACCAAAAAAGCGACGATCATGGCGGTCAAGGCGTAACCCATCAAGATGTCGAACTCGAAGACAAAAAAATAATGAAGCAGTCCATCGAGGAAGAGAAGGAACGCGGACCAAAGATACAGCCACGGCCATGGATAACCGCGACGCTGGGCTTGACGGTATTTGATTTCCAATCCGACCCCGAACAGGATGGTCAACATCCCCAAAAACTTTCCGTCTACCCATACCAACGTAAACGATTCCAGCCATTCACCCGATGACGTCATTCCGGAACCAGTAAAAATCCCAATATTGGATGCCAAAGTTCCGAGAATGGCAACTCCACGCAAGATGTCCAGCAACGAAATTCGCTTCACCGAATCGATCCTTTCCGCTTCAGATGATTTCAATGTAGCGGGACATTCTAAATAAAAATGAAATCCGACCCTAAACAATCTCTAATCATTCCTAAACAATTTCTAAACTTGAAAGAGGCAGACGAACACAAAAAAGACCCGCCTCGCGGATCTTCACAACAGGTTCATTATTTTTCATACTGGACGCACAACGGGAACTTGATGCCGCTTACCCCGCTTTTGAAACGGCCTCGCACCCTGCCTGATCCAGCAACAGCATCGCCATCGCTACGGCCCAGGCAAGCGGAGTGTTGCCGTTGGGTTGATCAGTTCCCCCGATGTACAACTCAGGAAGGCGGCCATCCGGCGGTAAAATCGATCGTGTCTTCTCACTGTACTCCCGCACCTTGGCCTGCTCTCCCAACCAGCTCCAGCACAGACCCATCCATGGAAAGCCAAAGCACCACTGTGCTTCCGTACCGGCATGATAATAACGGTCACCCTCATAGCGGATGATCCCTCGGTCCCGCTCCAGACGCCGGGACACCCGTTCCAGGATCTGACGCGCCATGCCGCGGCTGACCACTTGATGGGGATAGACTAAAGAGAGCAACGCCAAATCCACTTCTTTGGTGGCGCTTTCAAACGGTAACAACCGCTGAAGAGTCCGTTCCCCTTG is a genomic window of Desmospora profundinema containing:
- a CDS encoding DUF418 domain-containing protein, with protein sequence MKRISLLDILRGVAILGTLASNIGIFTGSGMTSSGEWLESFTLVWVDGKFLGMLTILFGVGLEIKYRQAQRRGYPWPWLYLWSAFLLFLDGLLHYFFVFEFDILMGYALTAMIVAFLVNRSDRVIRISLWISGSIHLIAVTAFSMMGPDRGIDSAPIKKEWAPAEWNVEASWWGDVLSRYEHFWSLRSEAFGIIPMGVFLFLCGVLLMRSGAFASDENGRRLRRKLMVWGIGVGLPLNLVTLLPPDMVIGSDLLSRYVFAPVLSFGYIGLIAWIWEKGWLFGLAARLQEVGRTALSCYMLQNIVASILFYEWGLGLSAKVGGALSTIAAWFGISLLLIVFAHFWLKRFPTGPFEIIWRRLAALPLTARSQPKTTTGN
- a CDS encoding response regulator transcription factor, translated to MKATTILLIDDEKEIRDLIEIYLVNDGYRVLKAADGLEGLHLLEHHSVDLLILDVMMPHMDGIQACMKIRETDNIPILMLSAKSQDVDKIVGLGVGADDYVTKPFNPLELMARVKSLLRRYTKLNTPVPKEESVIEIEGLRLNVDSHEVWVEEKQVNLTPKEFAILELLARNRGIVFSRQKIYERVWKERFVPTENTVMVHIRKIREKIEHNPRKPTFIKTVWGVGYKIEK
- a CDS encoding sensor histidine kinase; amino-acid sequence: MKNREAFLQTMKQWNLNQSIRAQLIFAIAICFIAAFLVFAVSYSFSDWIWGEPDHVFYMEAMAEDLAHELEDYDLWKDQAAVKKLMEANSNEQRDILLVSMTGEVLYRTTGASDSFLDISRILSDQLTTRWHLDWLNAKEAYYHVAYPFYSKTEQGYVVVKGTTVGTPPPMRDFQQMLLQLALSLGTFIGLFFLLTNGKMRYFEQLAGGLLEISKGKLGFRVPEKSRDELGSLAANINYMAEELQRKIEAEKKAENAKYEWITSLSHDLKTPLTSIIGYLRLVKDKKYTSAEQHEQYVRVAFDKSEKLEGLLDHMLEYTKLTNPDLTIRRETVCINEFLEQLVEEMTLIADMNQTTFKKEIPEEGIRVEVDPEKMVRVFENLLMNAVKYGDKKRDITVRLYREEDQAVICVQNFGDPLKEKDLEQLFNRFYRIDRSRSPETGGSGLGLSIAKNIVEKHGGEIWAESEGRKIRFYVKLGLVRVP